One genomic window of Corallococcus exiguus includes the following:
- a CDS encoding acylase — MALVASAGCDDKEPVDPTPTPTTPKYTAKIKRTSYGIPHITADNYGSLGFGQGYAFAQDHVCTLADQVLKVRGERARYLGQGAGNKHVGSDLAYLAMDLMGRAEAAFPTLSQEMQDMVTGYVAGYNKYLQDTPPEARPTECANAAWVKPITPVDLLAYNTDLTLLAGINALALTIPSATPPTVGAQSVDPKQAALRPQAPSLQELQRLKLADFGSNGWALGGERTDNGKGMVMANPHFPWEGELRLWESQLTVPGQMNVYGVGLMGVPAVLIGFNDNLAWTHTFSAGQRATIYQVQLVPGKPTVYKYGTEERQMTSKTFTILVKLSEGSLTNYTQTVWFSHYGPMIAFPDSAAPAGFPPGALGWNSQTALTLRDANIDNTKFLDQFHGMNKAKTLTEFKSVYATEQGLPWVNTMFADKDGNAWYTDATPTPNLTKDAYTKWATEANTPALNVTYGIFQALGFVVLNGSDPANEWQVEPGSRSPGLVPFAKVPQLERKDFVFNANDSYWLANPAAPLTGFSPLHGFEGVAQSPRTRMNAKVLTEATATGASGADGKFSFDELKTAVFSNRSSMEELLRAAVVERCTGKTTATYNGTAVDISQACALLAGWNGRYDLDQKGAFIFREFLGAYTGAQLVNKGPLFDVAFDPANPIATPNTLTPAPATGDDPVLVKLAQAVFTINRSGNALDKTLGQVQFTTRSGTAIPLHGGMHREGITNVMSYGAARTTVFDFAQPHTATYNANTLLAKEGYPINNGSSFIMALQFTDAGPNANAVLTYSQSGDPKSPHYADQTLRYSQKQWRPILFTDAQINGDANLVETTVSGG, encoded by the coding sequence ATGGCGCTGGTTGCCAGCGCCGGATGTGACGACAAGGAGCCGGTCGACCCGACTCCGACTCCCACCACCCCGAAGTACACGGCGAAGATCAAGCGCACGTCGTACGGCATTCCGCACATCACCGCGGACAACTACGGCAGCCTGGGCTTCGGCCAGGGCTATGCCTTCGCGCAGGACCACGTCTGCACCCTCGCGGATCAGGTCCTCAAGGTGCGCGGCGAGCGCGCGCGCTACCTGGGTCAGGGCGCGGGCAACAAGCACGTGGGCAGCGACCTGGCGTACCTGGCCATGGACCTGATGGGGCGCGCGGAAGCGGCCTTCCCCACCCTGTCCCAGGAAATGCAGGACATGGTCACCGGCTATGTGGCCGGCTACAACAAGTACCTGCAGGACACGCCCCCGGAGGCCCGTCCCACCGAGTGCGCCAACGCGGCCTGGGTCAAGCCCATCACCCCGGTGGACCTGCTGGCGTACAACACGGACCTGACGCTGCTGGCGGGCATCAACGCGCTGGCGCTCACCATCCCGTCCGCCACGCCCCCCACCGTGGGCGCGCAGTCCGTGGACCCGAAGCAGGCCGCGCTGCGCCCGCAGGCGCCGTCGCTGCAGGAGCTCCAGCGGCTGAAGCTGGCGGACTTCGGCAGCAACGGCTGGGCCCTGGGCGGTGAGCGCACCGACAACGGCAAGGGCATGGTGATGGCCAACCCGCACTTCCCCTGGGAAGGCGAGCTGCGCCTGTGGGAGAGCCAGCTGACCGTGCCGGGCCAGATGAACGTCTACGGCGTGGGCCTCATGGGCGTGCCGGCGGTGCTCATCGGCTTCAATGACAACCTGGCCTGGACGCACACGTTCTCCGCCGGCCAGCGCGCGACCATCTACCAGGTGCAGTTGGTCCCGGGGAAGCCGACCGTCTACAAGTACGGCACCGAAGAGCGCCAGATGACCTCCAAGACCTTCACCATCCTGGTGAAGCTGTCGGAAGGGTCGCTGACGAACTACACGCAGACCGTCTGGTTCAGCCACTACGGCCCGATGATCGCCTTCCCGGACTCGGCCGCCCCGGCGGGCTTCCCCCCCGGCGCGCTGGGCTGGAACAGCCAGACGGCGCTCACGCTGCGTGACGCGAACATCGACAACACCAAGTTCCTGGACCAGTTCCACGGCATGAACAAGGCCAAGACGCTGACCGAGTTCAAGAGCGTCTACGCCACCGAGCAGGGCCTGCCCTGGGTGAACACCATGTTCGCCGACAAGGACGGCAACGCCTGGTACACGGACGCCACGCCTACGCCCAACCTCACGAAGGACGCGTACACGAAGTGGGCCACCGAGGCGAACACGCCCGCCCTCAACGTCACCTACGGCATCTTCCAGGCCCTGGGCTTCGTGGTGCTCAACGGCAGCGATCCGGCCAATGAGTGGCAGGTGGAGCCGGGCTCGCGCAGCCCCGGCCTCGTGCCCTTCGCCAAGGTGCCGCAGCTGGAGCGCAAGGACTTCGTCTTCAACGCGAACGACAGCTACTGGCTGGCCAACCCCGCCGCGCCGCTCACCGGCTTCTCCCCGCTGCACGGCTTCGAAGGCGTCGCCCAGTCGCCGCGCACGCGCATGAACGCCAAGGTCCTCACGGAGGCCACGGCCACCGGCGCCTCCGGCGCGGACGGCAAGTTCAGCTTCGACGAGCTGAAGACGGCCGTGTTCAGCAACCGCAGCTCCATGGAGGAGCTGCTGCGCGCGGCCGTCGTGGAGCGCTGCACGGGCAAGACGACGGCGACCTACAACGGCACCGCCGTGGACATCAGCCAGGCCTGCGCGCTGCTGGCCGGCTGGAACGGCCGCTACGACCTGGACCAGAAGGGCGCGTTCATCTTCCGCGAGTTCCTGGGCGCGTACACCGGCGCGCAGCTGGTCAACAAGGGGCCGCTGTTCGACGTGGCCTTCGACCCGGCCAACCCCATCGCCACGCCCAACACCCTGACGCCCGCGCCCGCCACGGGTGACGACCCGGTGCTGGTGAAGCTGGCGCAGGCCGTCTTCACCATCAACCGCTCCGGCAACGCGCTGGACAAGACGCTGGGCCAGGTGCAGTTCACCACCCGCTCGGGCACCGCCATCCCCCTGCACGGCGGCATGCACCGCGAGGGCATCACCAACGTGATGTCCTACGGCGCCGCCCGCACCACGGTGTTCGACTTCGCCCAGCCCCACACGGCCACGTACAACGCCAACACCCTGCTGGCGAAGGAGGGCTACCCCATCAACAACGGCAGCTCCTTCATCATGGCGCTCCAGTTCACCGACGCGGGCCCCAACGCCAACGCCGTGCTGACCTACAGCCAGTCCGGCGACCCCAAGTCCCCGCACTACGCGGACCAGACCCTGCGCTACTCCCAGAAGCAGTGGCGCCCCATCCTCTTCACGGACGCGCAGATCAACGGCGACGCGAACCTGGTGGAGACCACCGTCTCCGGCGGGTAA
- a CDS encoding CDP-alcohol phosphatidyltransferase family protein — translation MTSEPSSPPAARRQRRHFSMIRTFVLADFVTLGNGFSGAGAILAAMQSLATNNPRWLWVAFCLMPVALAMDVADGRIARWRFRKSPLGADLDSLADVISFGMAPAALAFAVGLRGNLDVAALLYFVACGISRLARFNVTSAELSDGTGKVKYFEGTPIPTSLVLVMVLAVATWQGRIGDALWGGVWNLGPLQLHPLALLYVVSGSAMISKTLRIPKF, via the coding sequence ATGACGTCCGAGCCCTCGTCGCCGCCCGCGGCCCGCCGCCAGCGCCGCCACTTCTCCATGATTCGCACCTTCGTGCTGGCGGACTTCGTCACGCTCGGCAACGGCTTCTCCGGCGCCGGGGCCATCCTGGCGGCCATGCAGTCGCTGGCCACCAACAACCCACGCTGGTTGTGGGTGGCGTTCTGCCTGATGCCGGTGGCGCTGGCGATGGACGTGGCGGACGGCCGCATCGCGCGGTGGCGCTTCCGCAAGTCGCCGCTGGGCGCGGACCTGGACTCGCTGGCGGACGTCATCTCCTTTGGCATGGCGCCCGCGGCGCTGGCGTTCGCGGTGGGCCTGCGCGGCAACCTGGACGTGGCGGCGCTGCTCTACTTCGTCGCGTGTGGCATCAGCCGCCTGGCGCGCTTCAATGTCACGTCCGCGGAGCTGTCCGACGGCACCGGCAAGGTGAAGTACTTCGAGGGCACCCCCATCCCTACCAGCCTGGTGCTGGTGATGGTGCTGGCGGTGGCGACCTGGCAGGGCCGCATTGGAGACGCGTTGTGGGGCGGGGTGTGGAACCTGGGCCCGCTCCAACTGCACCCGCTGGCGCTGCTCTACGTGGTCAGCGGCAGCGCGATGATCAGCAAGACGTTGCGGATTCCGAAATTCTGA
- a CDS encoding choice-of-anchor D domain-containing protein, translated as MTGRWGLLGLVMVGLLSGCADRERSSLADGRLTATPGGVDFARVAVFDARESTVTLRNVGRARITVDEAWVEGPEGAYKAEFTHEGPHSLVPGSECTLKVRFAPLAQGGLPAVLVIRSDTRIEPLMRIPLNGAGVDAWARVTPRALDFGRIEADSTKTLGVTLDNPTELPVMVTPKLVGADKDEFIAAPVTVNPGERVELPLTFNPVKVGKKQVALAISPCHGCADVPVQVTAESLERAVVAEPEVVDFGAVPVDRDAIKASSLRNISTEPVTVTSLMLDGTDASFSQNNTGLPLVLQPGEVRAFEIRYSPGHMGAATDRAVYTVVSKRHPTLPVPLRGFGGASELCVSPMMYDFGEQPLGSKVRVVVNVKNCGTDNAGPLTINTLDWTPDATGAQLQFNNKPVALPFTLPANGELNLEVFYEPMREGSASGALVMTTSAFSAATVQLDFFGSAKAHAPCELTVTPELVDFGTIPPGRGAVLGVKLENKGTDLCPVKNIRVANDGGGVFKMPGGELFGGIIYPGDWFSFQVAFQAPFTGGNFIGELQVEQYNPVTPVRQVPLMANSQETCLVASPWYLDFGLGRKDCRPAPREVNYLNACTTPITVSNVFIGPGTTDTEFELLDHPAPPAFQLAPGESFTVGVDYLAQVTGMNLSPLFVDSSDLPIPLMVPLIGESSKKTDKTDTFVQQDVSKVDVLFVVDNTASMVEEHPKLVSAIPAFVDAARNKAVDVNMAVTTTGISAVSGACPGGALGGEAGRFFPADNSRQRILTLGTANVTQVLQQNVQVGQCAQVEQGFEAMRRALTSPLVNNVDDPRTPLANDGNAGFLRDSAALVVVFVGDEDDHSPDAVSTYVQWAQQRKGENQPQRATFFAIAPTKTSCATAGGTGTRYADAAAQTGGEVLNVCAADYAPLLRQVASKAFSAQDRFPLSEEPDAGTVVVTVNGTATPTGWTYDAASNSVVFSVVPPPGSKVAITYRRACAND; from the coding sequence ATGACGGGGCGCTGGGGCCTGCTGGGTTTGGTGATGGTGGGACTGCTGTCGGGCTGCGCGGACCGGGAGCGCTCGTCGCTCGCGGATGGCCGGCTGACGGCGACGCCAGGTGGCGTCGACTTCGCGCGGGTGGCGGTCTTCGACGCTCGCGAATCCACGGTGACGCTGCGCAACGTGGGCCGCGCGCGCATCACGGTGGACGAGGCCTGGGTGGAGGGGCCTGAGGGCGCCTACAAAGCGGAGTTCACCCACGAAGGCCCGCACAGCCTGGTGCCGGGCAGCGAGTGCACGCTGAAGGTGCGCTTCGCGCCGCTGGCGCAGGGCGGTCTGCCCGCGGTGCTGGTGATCCGCTCGGACACGCGCATCGAGCCGCTGATGCGGATTCCCCTCAACGGCGCGGGCGTGGACGCGTGGGCGCGGGTGACGCCGCGCGCGCTGGACTTCGGCCGCATCGAGGCGGACTCCACCAAGACGCTGGGCGTGACGCTGGACAACCCCACGGAACTGCCGGTGATGGTGACGCCCAAGCTGGTGGGCGCGGACAAGGATGAATTCATCGCGGCGCCGGTGACGGTGAACCCGGGCGAGCGCGTGGAGTTGCCCCTCACCTTCAACCCGGTGAAGGTCGGCAAGAAGCAGGTTGCGTTGGCCATCTCGCCCTGCCACGGGTGCGCGGACGTGCCGGTGCAGGTGACGGCGGAGTCGCTGGAGCGCGCGGTGGTGGCGGAGCCGGAGGTGGTGGACTTTGGCGCGGTGCCGGTGGACCGCGACGCCATCAAGGCCTCCAGCCTGCGCAACATCAGCACGGAGCCGGTGACGGTGACGTCGCTCATGCTGGATGGCACGGACGCGTCCTTCAGCCAGAACAACACGGGCCTGCCGCTGGTGCTCCAGCCGGGAGAAGTGCGCGCCTTTGAAATCCGCTACAGCCCCGGCCACATGGGCGCGGCCACGGACCGCGCCGTCTACACCGTGGTGAGCAAGCGCCACCCCACGCTGCCCGTGCCGCTGCGCGGCTTTGGCGGCGCGTCCGAGCTGTGCGTGTCGCCGATGATGTACGACTTCGGCGAGCAGCCGCTGGGCTCCAAGGTGCGCGTGGTGGTGAACGTGAAGAACTGCGGCACGGACAACGCGGGGCCGCTCACCATCAACACGCTGGACTGGACGCCGGACGCGACGGGCGCCCAGCTCCAGTTCAACAACAAGCCGGTGGCGCTGCCGTTCACCCTGCCGGCCAACGGCGAGCTGAACCTGGAGGTCTTCTACGAGCCCATGCGCGAGGGCAGCGCGTCCGGCGCGCTGGTGATGACCACGAGCGCGTTCTCCGCGGCCACCGTGCAGCTGGACTTCTTCGGCAGCGCGAAGGCGCACGCGCCCTGTGAATTGACCGTCACGCCGGAGCTGGTGGACTTCGGCACCATCCCGCCGGGCCGCGGCGCGGTGCTGGGCGTGAAGCTGGAGAACAAGGGCACGGACCTGTGCCCCGTGAAGAACATCCGCGTCGCCAACGACGGCGGCGGCGTGTTCAAGATGCCCGGCGGCGAGCTCTTCGGCGGCATCATCTACCCGGGGGATTGGTTCAGCTTCCAGGTGGCGTTCCAGGCGCCCTTCACCGGCGGCAACTTCATCGGTGAGTTGCAGGTGGAGCAGTACAACCCGGTGACGCCGGTGCGGCAGGTGCCGCTGATGGCGAACTCGCAGGAGACGTGCCTGGTGGCGTCGCCCTGGTACCTGGACTTCGGCCTGGGCCGCAAGGACTGCCGCCCGGCGCCGCGCGAGGTGAACTACCTCAACGCGTGCACCACGCCCATCACGGTGTCCAACGTCTTCATCGGGCCGGGCACGACGGACACGGAGTTCGAGCTGTTGGACCATCCGGCGCCGCCCGCGTTCCAGCTTGCGCCGGGTGAGTCCTTCACGGTGGGGGTGGACTACCTGGCGCAGGTGACGGGCATGAACCTGTCGCCGCTCTTCGTGGACTCCAGCGACCTGCCCATCCCGCTGATGGTGCCGCTCATCGGCGAGTCGTCGAAGAAGACGGACAAGACGGACACCTTCGTGCAGCAGGACGTGAGCAAGGTGGACGTGCTGTTCGTCGTGGACAACACGGCGTCCATGGTGGAGGAGCACCCGAAGCTCGTGTCCGCCATCCCCGCGTTCGTGGACGCCGCGCGCAACAAGGCGGTGGACGTGAACATGGCGGTGACGACGACGGGCATCTCCGCGGTGTCCGGCGCGTGCCCGGGCGGCGCGCTGGGTGGCGAGGCCGGCCGCTTCTTCCCGGCGGACAACAGCCGCCAGCGCATCCTCACCCTGGGCACGGCCAACGTGACGCAGGTGCTCCAGCAGAACGTGCAGGTGGGCCAGTGCGCCCAGGTGGAGCAGGGCTTCGAAGCGATGCGCCGCGCGCTCACGTCTCCGCTGGTGAACAACGTGGATGATCCGCGCACGCCGCTGGCCAACGACGGCAACGCGGGCTTCCTGCGCGACTCCGCGGCGCTGGTGGTGGTGTTCGTGGGCGACGAGGACGACCACTCGCCGGACGCGGTCTCCACCTACGTGCAGTGGGCGCAGCAGCGCAAGGGTGAGAACCAGCCGCAGCGGGCCACGTTCTTCGCCATCGCGCCCACCAAGACGTCCTGCGCCACGGCGGGCGGCACCGGCACCCGGTACGCGGACGCGGCGGCGCAGACGGGCGGCGAGGTGCTCAACGTCTGCGCGGCGGACTACGCGCCGCTGCTCCGGCAGGTGGCCAGCAAGGCGTTCAGCGCGCAGGACCGCTTCCCGCTGAGCGAGGAGCCCGACGCGGGCACGGTGGTGGTGACCGTCAACGGCACCGCCACCCCCACCGGGTGGACCTATGACGCCGCGTCCAACAGCGTGGTGTTCAGCGTGGTGCCGCCGCCGGGCTCCAAGGTGGCCATCACCTACCGCCGCGCCTGCGCCAACGACTGA
- a CDS encoding DofA protein encodes MALPVYKTDVIDKVFFLRWDAPPTPEEIQAVFQKMQAAYQQHQQQPLVLVTIAGAKSAVPNSEQRRHLSNMLSDARALFSEIHVIIEGNELQHNLQRVIVSGMLIVTRTYDDQFIRVHKNADGAAGFIARRLGVDGTQLVNEARSRGVVM; translated from the coding sequence ATGGCACTTCCGGTCTACAAGACAGACGTCATCGACAAGGTGTTCTTCCTGCGCTGGGACGCTCCACCGACGCCGGAAGAGATTCAGGCGGTGTTCCAGAAGATGCAGGCCGCCTACCAACAGCATCAGCAGCAGCCGCTGGTGCTGGTGACAATCGCGGGAGCGAAGTCCGCGGTCCCCAACAGCGAACAGCGGCGGCACCTGTCCAACATGCTGTCGGACGCGCGGGCGCTGTTCTCCGAAATCCACGTCATCATCGAAGGCAACGAGCTGCAGCACAACCTCCAGCGCGTCATCGTGTCGGGGATGCTCATCGTCACGCGCACGTATGACGACCAGTTCATCCGCGTGCACAAGAACGCGGACGGGGCGGCGGGCTTCATCGCCCGGCGGCTGGGCGTGGATGGAACGCAGCTGGTGAACGAAGCGCGGTCGCGCGGCGTGGTGATGTAG
- a CDS encoding alpha/beta fold hydrolase: MRRTLSLWAMVVLFVALRANPGDAHEVTLQADPWTRPLVAAGLVASNTKREALGGGLAHYSWKVRVGTGKYDAITVHRVVREAYPWIPARSSRAVFMVHGDLWGFAPAFLTNSCVTTMPENRSLATFLASQDVDVWGLDLRWVGVPEAETNFQFMEDWNMQSHVKDMGTGLALADVVRRLSGNGGNNDRMFLLGWSRGATLGYAYLDGESQRPRALRRVDGFVPMDMVLRYGPDAAEQRQWACQRYEALQAARDEGRTEGGLLGPAPGMPVKTMGELATRAPNAPSPLAPAGFAGPVRPTNRKFAVIAAGRTGALLAPLQPITPGYHLAGSVPDTAGLPDRTAFTSEPTLFDYLQLAVPYQSLNEVVETEKQLCGLDVPYDDHLKDVKVPVLYVGAAGGVGRYGEYSTRLLGSTDVTHLIVRNRPEAQRELDFGHADLFLARDARVRVWQPMLQWMRAH; this comes from the coding sequence ATGCGTAGGACGTTGAGCCTGTGGGCGATGGTGGTGTTGTTCGTGGCGCTGCGCGCGAATCCGGGGGACGCGCACGAAGTGACTCTTCAGGCGGATCCGTGGACGCGGCCGCTGGTGGCGGCGGGCCTGGTGGCCTCCAACACGAAGCGAGAGGCGCTGGGCGGCGGCCTGGCGCACTACAGCTGGAAGGTGCGGGTGGGCACGGGGAAGTACGACGCCATCACCGTGCACCGCGTGGTGCGCGAGGCGTACCCGTGGATTCCGGCGCGCAGCAGCCGGGCGGTGTTCATGGTGCACGGGGACCTGTGGGGCTTCGCGCCCGCGTTCCTCACCAACAGCTGCGTGACGACGATGCCGGAGAACCGCTCCCTGGCGACGTTCCTGGCGAGCCAGGACGTGGACGTGTGGGGCCTGGACCTGCGCTGGGTGGGCGTGCCGGAGGCGGAGACGAACTTCCAGTTCATGGAGGACTGGAACATGCAGTCGCACGTGAAGGACATGGGCACGGGCCTGGCGCTGGCGGACGTGGTGCGGCGGCTGTCCGGCAACGGCGGCAACAACGACCGGATGTTCCTGCTGGGCTGGAGCCGGGGCGCGACCCTCGGGTACGCGTACCTGGACGGGGAGTCGCAGCGTCCGCGCGCCCTGCGCCGGGTGGACGGCTTCGTGCCCATGGACATGGTGCTGCGCTACGGGCCGGACGCGGCCGAGCAGCGCCAGTGGGCGTGCCAGAGGTACGAGGCGCTCCAGGCCGCCCGTGACGAGGGCCGCACGGAGGGGGGCCTGCTGGGGCCCGCGCCGGGCATGCCGGTGAAGACCATGGGTGAGCTGGCGACCCGCGCTCCCAACGCCCCGTCCCCGCTGGCCCCGGCGGGCTTCGCGGGCCCGGTGCGGCCCACCAACCGGAAGTTCGCGGTCATCGCCGCCGGGCGGACCGGGGCGCTCCTGGCGCCGCTCCAGCCGATCACGCCGGGCTACCACCTGGCGGGCAGCGTGCCGGACACCGCCGGCCTGCCGGACAGGACGGCCTTCACGTCGGAGCCCACCCTGTTCGACTACCTCCAGTTGGCGGTGCCATACCAGAGCCTCAACGAGGTGGTGGAGACGGAGAAGCAGCTGTGCGGCCTGGACGTGCCCTACGACGACCACCTGAAGGACGTGAAGGTGCCGGTGCTGTACGTGGGCGCGGCGGGCGGCGTGGGCCGCTACGGCGAGTACTCCACGCGCCTGTTGGGCAGCACGGACGTCACCCACCTCATCGTGCGCAACCGGCCGGAGGCGCAGCGCGAGCTGGACTTCGGCCACGCGGACCTGTTCCTCGCCCGGGACGCGCGCGTGCGCGTGTGGCAGCCCATGCTCCAGTGGATGCGGGCGCACTGA
- a CDS encoding ThiF family adenylyltransferase, which produces MSNVNPRFQRNLGVLHPQTMDKLASTHVLVAGVGGAGGQCAVDLTRLGFGCLTLADFDVYERHNINRQIGCFESTLGQHKVDVVERMCRDIHPDLRVHKLKEGITDANVAHVLQGLGGLPPVDYVVEVIDIAGARAKESLHQTCREMGIPIMTGLMLGFGAALHVFQPDAPLYEELFILPDGRIDLPKIIPHLGSYMLQEYMDACYQGKGHAPTCVIGATTAAGLMVSEIMRGVMLGARAMVSWPEYLYVDLFDHRYVRGSVSATRPARPVGQGARG; this is translated from the coding sequence ATGAGCAACGTGAACCCCCGTTTCCAGCGCAACCTGGGCGTCCTCCACCCGCAGACCATGGACAAGCTCGCCAGCACCCACGTGCTCGTCGCCGGCGTGGGCGGCGCCGGAGGCCAGTGCGCGGTGGACCTGACGCGCCTGGGCTTCGGCTGCCTGACGCTCGCGGACTTCGACGTCTACGAGCGCCACAACATCAACCGGCAGATTGGCTGCTTTGAAAGCACCCTGGGCCAGCACAAGGTGGACGTGGTGGAGCGCATGTGCCGGGACATCCACCCGGACCTGCGCGTGCACAAGCTGAAGGAGGGCATCACCGACGCCAACGTGGCGCACGTGCTCCAGGGCCTGGGCGGCCTGCCGCCGGTGGACTACGTGGTGGAGGTCATCGACATCGCGGGGGCCCGCGCCAAGGAGTCGCTCCACCAGACGTGCCGGGAGATGGGCATCCCCATCATGACCGGGCTGATGCTGGGCTTTGGCGCCGCGCTGCACGTCTTCCAGCCGGACGCGCCGCTCTACGAAGAGCTCTTCATCCTCCCGGACGGCCGCATCGACCTGCCGAAAATCATCCCGCACCTGGGCAGCTACATGCTCCAGGAGTACATGGATGCCTGCTACCAGGGGAAGGGCCACGCGCCCACGTGCGTGATTGGCGCCACCACCGCCGCGGGGCTGATGGTGAGTGAAATCATGCGAGGCGTGATGCTGGGGGCTCGCGCGATGGTGTCCTGGCCCGAGTACCTCTACGTGGACCTCTTCGACCACCGCTACGTGCGCGGCTCCGTCAGCGCCACCCGTCCGGCCCGCCCGGTGGGGCAGGGCGCGAGGGGCTGA
- a CDS encoding class I SAM-dependent methyltransferase, with translation MPETVFVDNIWNDFAHSYDQMIPELPCYQRQREKILRDTRERSYVIDAGCGTGLVSEPLVRRGQRVVGFDNNQAMLALAVRRRAKEPEAVRARWTLLPGDVTTFPLEVEGAADAVVMNNVLFYVKDPEAVLREAWTHLKPGGVLCMTSNKRPRPDLELVLKNSIREWESQGRWTESLQRAVNHHRTCAQRLTTDPNEMVTFLDTDQAVKLLEKVGFSEALVADGDDYYGENFYVCMRK, from the coding sequence ATGCCCGAGACCGTCTTCGTCGACAACATCTGGAACGACTTCGCGCACAGCTACGATCAGATGATCCCCGAGCTGCCGTGCTACCAGCGGCAGCGCGAGAAGATCCTCCGCGACACCCGGGAGCGCTCCTACGTCATCGACGCGGGGTGTGGCACGGGGCTCGTGAGCGAGCCCCTGGTCAGGCGTGGGCAGCGCGTCGTCGGCTTCGACAACAACCAGGCCATGCTGGCCCTGGCGGTGCGCCGCCGCGCGAAGGAGCCGGAGGCGGTGCGCGCCCGCTGGACGCTCTTGCCCGGGGACGTGACGACCTTTCCCCTGGAGGTGGAGGGGGCCGCGGACGCGGTGGTGATGAACAACGTCCTCTTCTACGTGAAGGACCCGGAGGCCGTGCTGCGCGAGGCCTGGACGCACCTGAAGCCCGGCGGCGTCCTGTGCATGACGAGCAACAAGCGGCCCAGGCCCGACCTGGAGCTGGTGCTGAAGAACTCCATCCGGGAATGGGAGTCCCAGGGCCGGTGGACGGAGAGCCTCCAGCGCGCGGTGAACCACCACCGCACCTGCGCCCAGCGGCTCACCACGGACCCCAACGAGATGGTCACCTTCCTGGACACGGACCAGGCGGTGAAGCTGCTGGAGAAGGTGGGCTTCAGCGAGGCGCTGGTGGCCGACGGCGACGACTACTACGGCGAGAACTTCTACGTCTGCATGCGCAAGTAG